The following proteins come from a genomic window of Candidatus Obscuribacter sp.:
- a CDS encoding 6,7-dimethyl-8-ribityllumazine synthase, whose protein sequence is MSKGQPEIIEGRLIGTGLKFAIVVARFNDFITKELLSGATDALKRHGADIGDVDVMWCPGAFEVPLVVKQAAQTGRYDAVIALGAVIRGATAHFDFVAGQSASGLSSVALETGVPVINGILTVDSIEQAIERAGTKAGNKGAEAAVGAIEMANLLSAMKSNAAVKA, encoded by the coding sequence ATGTCTAAGGGTCAACCAGAAATCATCGAAGGCAGACTTATTGGTACCGGGCTAAAATTTGCCATTGTGGTTGCTCGCTTTAATGACTTTATCACCAAAGAATTGCTGTCTGGTGCTACTGATGCCCTCAAGCGTCATGGCGCAGATATTGGCGATGTTGATGTGATGTGGTGCCCTGGTGCTTTTGAAGTGCCCCTGGTGGTTAAGCAAGCCGCTCAGACTGGTCGCTATGACGCTGTAATCGCTCTTGGTGCGGTTATCCGTGGTGCTACTGCACACTTTGATTTTGTCGCCGGACAGAGTGCTAGCGGTCTATCCAGTGTCGCTCTTGAGACTGGAGTGCCTGTGATCAATGGCATATTGACTGTGGACTCTATCGAGCAAGCAATTGAGCGTGCTGGCACCAAGGCTGGCAACAAAGGCGCCGAAGCCGCTGTCGGTGCTATTGAGATGGCTAATTTGCTCTCGGCAATGAAGTCCAACGCAGCCGTCAAAGCCTGA